The Lentisphaera araneosa HTCC2155 DNA segment TGTTGAATGGATGCAGATGAGACCCAATTTTTTCTTTGTCTTTCCAAGTGGTCCACTGAATGAAGCCCCACAAATGCAAGTCATTGTCTCTCGATCCAGCGACCCCGAGAGCACGAATCGTTTGCAAACTCAAATCAATTCAACATTCCCCAATATCTCGTTCCTCGACCTCACCCTTGTAATAAAAACCATGACTGCACTACTCGATAAACTGAGCTTAGCCATACGGTTCATGGCGGGATTTAGTATATTAACGGGATTTATCATTCTCACTTCAACTCTTAAACTCAGTCAGAACCAAAGACAGAAAGAATCCGTTTTACTTAAAATACTTGGAGCCAGCAAAAAACAAATTCAAAAAATCCTTCTATCTGAGTTCACTTTCCTCGCCATAATCAGCACAAATACAGGTTGCCTTATTGCTTATATTCTCAATCAATTAATTGGACGATATGTTTTTGAAAATACGCCACCTATCACATTAAACGTCTTATTCATCTCCAATATAAGCCTCACTTTCATCACAATATGTATTGGACTTCTTAATTCAAAACAAACCTTTGCTTCACCAAGCTTAGAATCTCTACGGGAATAGTACAAAATACTTGATATTAACCGAAATTTAACTAACTAGGCGTGAACCCTTCGTCAAAAACTTGTAGATTTATTTATACATACATAGGAGTTTTGTTTTGAAAAAATATTTTAGTATTGTGGCATTATCCTTGATGCTTACGAGTTGCATGGGAACCATGGGGCTCTCTGGCAAAGTTAAAAAGTTTAACCTCGAAGTTACTGAACACCGCTGGGGTCGTGAAGGCGTATTCCTCGGTTTACAAATCCTTTGGGTTTACAGAATCTGCGGTCTACTTGACCTTCTTATCTTCAACTCGATTGAATTCTGGTCGGGAGAAAACCCCATCAATGGCAAAAGCCCTCTAGTAGATGTACCAATTGATCAAGTCAAGAAAATGGGCTTTGATGACATTCGCGATGCACACATTGAAAGAGTTAGTTCAACTGAAGCCAAACTATATATTGACTTCATCAACGGCGATCACGTAACTTTTGACGTGATTCGTACAGGTGACAAATACACAGTCAGCCTCATGGGCAAGCAATTTTTCGAAGGTCAAATCGGTCAAAATGTACAAGAAATGCAATATGCAGGAGTCGTAAAATGATTAAAAAACTCACATACTCATTACTTACTGCATTAACATTTTGTGGATGCATGGGACACAACGGTTTAACTGGTAAGGTTACTAAATTCAACTTAGAAGTCACCGAGGACCGCTGGGGGCGTGAAGGCTGGTTCCTAGGTTTGTGGATCACTTTAGTTTACCCCATATCTCTAATTCTTGACTTACTTATTTTCAACTCAATCGAATTCTGGACTGGAGAAAACCCTATCAATGGTAAAAGCCCCTTAGTTGACGTCCCTAAATCACAAGTCGAAAAAATGGGGTTCACCAACATAGACAAAGCACAAATTGAACGAGTGAGCTCTACAGAAGCCAAACTCCATTTAGATTTTGAAAATGGTGATGAAATCACTTTCGACGTTCATAGGACTGACTTAACATATGTCGTCAGCTATCGTGGAGTGGAATTCTATACAGGCACAATTAAAGAATAATTTAGTCCGATAGGCTTCAACAGTGCCCTGATTTATCAGGGCATTTTTTTTTGCTCTCAAAACACTATCGAGCCTAGACCCCAAACATCCTATCAACATTAGATCTGAATTAAATAAAACTTCTAAGACTCCATTAGAAAACTAAGGCTAGCAAGCTCTTTTAGTCTCCCCATAATCCTCCGATTGCCCGCTTCCAGAAGCTCCATGTCACCGGGCTCATTACTCTGCCCTTCATCCTAAATCAACGTTATTTATGGACTAAACATTTACTCGTTGAGAGTGAAACTTAATTCCTTAACACCCACTAGCTATTAAGACTCAATAAGGAGTCTAAGTTTAGAAAGCACTTTGGGTTCTCCAATAATAATCAGGCGATCACCCTCTTCTAGAGTCGTACTACCGCTCGGAACAATACGTTGTCCTCCACGTTGCACCATCGCTACCAGACTACCCTCTGGCAGGCCTAATTCCTTAATCGCTTTTCCAATAAATTTACTTGAACCATTATCACTCTTAAGGGATAAGGTCATATAGTGACCGTCGTTCAACAGTAGCTGTTTAAGATGAGCAGAATTAGGCTCTTCATTCCAGCGAGACAAGAATTCATCTTGGTCAATACGATTTGCGAGTTCTGCAAGCATGCGTAGGTGAAGCCCCGGGTTCCCTTCTGGACTGACGAGCAAGAAGATAGCAAAAGTCTGCTGCTCCATTTCGTCACCCATGACGTCGAATATATCTACTAGCATTCCCGATTTAGAACGGGCAATCACCATTTCAGGTTTATCAATCCCCATAAGATGCATGTGAGGCAAAGCAACTCCTCGTGTCACAGGTGTCCTTCCCGTACGAGTCCCCTCCAAGAAATTCTCTTCTAATTTGGAAGCATCCACTTTCAATCTTGCTGCCAGCATTTTTGAAGCTTCTTTAATTACTTCTTCAAAAGTCTCACTCTTATCGATCTCTAAAAATTGTGCGCGCGCCACAACTTCATTAAAAGGATCGTCTTGACGCAAGCCTTTTTCTTTTAAAATCCCTCTGAATTCCTGATCCAATTCATCGTACTGATTTTTACCCAAGCGCTGAAACCAGTGACAAATAGCTCCAGTTCTAGATACTCTTTTACGAGCATAACGAAAGTACCAAGCTAAGCAAACTGCGATCATGCCGAGTGTAAAAAGTATGGCCATCCAGCCCATATATATAATGAGCACAACCGAGACCATCATCCCTATTATTTGCATCCAAGGATACCAAGGCGATTTGTAACCAGGATCATAAGACTCAATACGACTCTCTCTCATCACTATTACGGAAAGGTTTACCAACATGAATATGAGTAACTGAAAAGCACTTGCGAGCTTCGCAATTCCTGTAGCATCAAGAACAAGAATAAAACCGATCATGATTACTCCTGTCAAGACAACGGCACGTGTCGGAGTTTTAAATTTACCGAGAGTCGCAAATTCATCGGGTAATAATTTATCACGAGCCATTGCCATGGGATAGCGCGAAGCAGCCATCACACCCGCATTACCCGTAGAGAAGAAGGCCGAAAGTGCAGCGATCACAACAAAGCCCACTAAAATATTTTGTGGAATAAAGGTATCAAATTTACTGACTGCAGTCGCAACTGGGGTTAAATCCTGGTGAAATTCAGCTGGATCAATCAAAGCCGTCATGACCAACACACCCAAGACATAAAAAACTGTGGTCGACACCAAAGAGAGGATCATCCCTAAAGGAATATTACGTTCTGGGTTTTTTACTTCTTCAGCAACACTCGAAACCTTGGTCAAACCTGCGTAAGAAACAAAAACAAAACCCACCGTTGCAAAGAAACCTTCCATCCCATTTGTTAGAAAACCCTCAAAACGCTGATCCACTAGCTCGTCGGGCTGTACAGCTAGAGAATCATAAGCCCCTTGTGCAACAAAATATGTTAGAATAGAAACTAAAGTAACGACCAAAAAACGTTGTAAACTCGCAGTCTCTTTAGCTCCCGTAATATTGATAAAAACAAAACCTACCGTTAACGCAATCGCTACCGGTTTAATCGGAAGATCAACAAAAAAAGAGGCGTACGCTCCGATGCCAATCAAGGCAAAAGCGGTCTTTAAAGAAAGAGATAAGTAGGTTCCCAAACCACCCACGGTCCCAAACATAGGCCCTAAGCTGCGGTCCAAAAAGTAATATGTCCCACCCGCACGTGGCAAAGCCGTACTTAACTCAGCCTTACTAAACATGGCAGGTAGAATTAAAAAACCTGCTACTAAATACGCTAAGGCAACCGACGACCCCGTTTTAGCAGCCGCCAAGCCCGGTAAAAGAAAAAAACCAGAGGAGAACATCGCTCCCGTACAAATCGCATAGACATCAAATAGTCCTAAATTCTTTTTTAAGCGTTCATCTTTTGATAACTCTTTCACTTAATCACCT contains these protein-coding regions:
- a CDS encoding amino acid permease, whose translation is MKELSKDERLKKNLGLFDVYAICTGAMFSSGFFLLPGLAAAKTGSSVALAYLVAGFLILPAMFSKAELSTALPRAGGTYYFLDRSLGPMFGTVGGLGTYLSLSLKTAFALIGIGAYASFFVDLPIKPVAIALTVGFVFINITGAKETASLQRFLVVTLVSILTYFVAQGAYDSLAVQPDELVDQRFEGFLTNGMEGFFATVGFVFVSYAGLTKVSSVAEEVKNPERNIPLGMILSLVSTTVFYVLGVLVMTALIDPAEFHQDLTPVATAVSKFDTFIPQNILVGFVVIAALSAFFSTGNAGVMAASRYPMAMARDKLLPDEFATLGKFKTPTRAVVLTGVIMIGFILVLDATGIAKLASAFQLLIFMLVNLSVIVMRESRIESYDPGYKSPWYPWMQIIGMMVSVVLIIYMGWMAILFTLGMIAVCLAWYFRYARKRVSRTGAICHWFQRLGKNQYDELDQEFRGILKEKGLRQDDPFNEVVARAQFLEIDKSETFEEVIKEASKMLAARLKVDASKLEENFLEGTRTGRTPVTRGVALPHMHLMGIDKPEMVIARSKSGMLVDIFDVMGDEMEQQTFAIFLLVSPEGNPGLHLRMLAELANRIDQDEFLSRWNEEPNSAHLKQLLLNDGHYMTLSLKSDNGSSKFIGKAIKELGLPEGSLVAMVQRGGQRIVPSGSTTLEEGDRLIIIGEPKVLSKLRLLIES
- a CDS encoding DUF3332 family protein, translating into MKKYFSIVALSLMLTSCMGTMGLSGKVKKFNLEVTEHRWGREGVFLGLQILWVYRICGLLDLLIFNSIEFWSGENPINGKSPLVDVPIDQVKKMGFDDIRDAHIERVSSTEAKLYIDFINGDHVTFDVIRTGDKYTVSLMGKQFFEGQIGQNVQEMQYAGVVK
- a CDS encoding DUF3332 family protein; translation: MIKKLTYSLLTALTFCGCMGHNGLTGKVTKFNLEVTEDRWGREGWFLGLWITLVYPISLILDLLIFNSIEFWTGENPINGKSPLVDVPKSQVEKMGFTNIDKAQIERVSSTEAKLHLDFENGDEITFDVHRTDLTYVVSYRGVEFYTGTIKE